A single genomic interval of Agarivorans aestuarii harbors:
- a CDS encoding CDP-alcohol phosphatidyltransferase family protein encodes MLDRYAIKIIKAPLDYSAKQLDNAGLSANQVTLIGFFIGLSAIPFLAFQQYTIALVLILLNRTFDGLDGALARRQGCSDFGGYLDIVCDFIFYSGVVLGFALASPEQNAVAANVLIWTFMGTGSSFLTFAIMAAKRNIDNTVYPHKSLYYLGGLTEGTETIATFVLFCLFPQHFAMLALIFAALCSVTTVTRILAAKATFTDNGGTSNTAA; translated from the coding sequence ATGTTAGACCGCTACGCCATAAAAATTATAAAAGCGCCCTTAGATTACAGCGCAAAACAGCTCGACAACGCCGGTTTAAGTGCCAACCAAGTCACTCTTATCGGGTTTTTCATAGGCCTAAGTGCCATCCCTTTTTTAGCTTTTCAGCAATACACTATCGCCTTAGTACTTATTTTACTTAATCGAACTTTTGATGGTTTAGATGGCGCACTAGCTCGAAGACAAGGTTGTAGTGATTTTGGTGGCTACCTAGATATAGTTTGCGATTTTATTTTTTACTCTGGCGTTGTATTAGGTTTCGCCCTTGCCTCGCCTGAACAAAACGCGGTAGCGGCAAACGTACTTATTTGGACCTTTATGGGCACCGGTTCAAGTTTTCTAACCTTTGCGATTATGGCCGCTAAACGCAACATTGATAATACAGTTTACCCACATAAGTCTTTGTATTATTTAGGTGGCTTAACCGAGGGCACCGAAACCATCGCCACCTTTGTACTATTTTGTTTGTTCCCACAGCACTTCGCTATGTTAGCACTTATCTTTGCCGCATTGTGCAGCGTAACAACGGTCACTCGAATACTGGCAGCTAAAGCCACATTTACCGACAACGGCGGCACAAGCAACACCGCTGCGTAA
- a CDS encoding SDR family NAD(P)-dependent oxidoreductase → MNQLFNLDGKVAVITGGTSGIGAAAAERMAKAGATVVIAGRKNAIEFAEHIGGIFVKTDVSDENSVRNLMAVANDLCGKIDIVVNCAGVNRGYNTLLESEKEDFDFNFNVNTMGVVYGIKHATQYMTQGGSIVNVASAAGVQGVPYLAPYVSSKWAVLGITKTAALELGEQNIRVNAICPTSVDTPMARAEGGEPQLRMEHKAVPLGRIAEPEEVAAIIHFLAAPDCAFVNGQTIGVDGGFTAGMSINAYNSLAAE, encoded by the coding sequence ATGAATCAACTATTTAATTTAGACGGTAAAGTGGCGGTAATTACCGGCGGCACTTCTGGTATTGGTGCAGCAGCAGCCGAGCGTATGGCAAAAGCTGGCGCAACAGTGGTAATCGCTGGGCGAAAGAATGCTATTGAGTTTGCCGAGCACATTGGCGGTATTTTTGTAAAAACCGATGTGTCAGACGAAAACTCGGTTCGCAACCTTATGGCCGTAGCCAACGACCTATGCGGAAAAATCGACATTGTAGTCAACTGCGCTGGAGTTAATCGCGGTTACAACACGTTGCTTGAATCTGAAAAAGAAGATTTTGATTTCAATTTTAATGTGAACACCATGGGTGTGGTTTATGGCATTAAACACGCCACACAGTATATGACCCAAGGCGGTAGCATAGTGAATGTTGCCTCTGCCGCGGGTGTACAGGGTGTGCCTTACTTAGCGCCTTATGTAAGCTCTAAATGGGCGGTATTGGGGATTACTAAAACCGCTGCCTTAGAGTTAGGTGAGCAAAATATTCGAGTGAATGCCATTTGTCCAACATCTGTGGATACACCAATGGCACGAGCCGAAGGTGGTGAGCCTCAATTGCGTATGGAGCATAAAGCAGTGCCGCTTGGTCGCATTGCCGAGCCCGAAGAAGTGGCAGCTATTATTCACTTTCTAGCTGCGCCAGATTGTGCTTTTGTTAATGGACAAACGATTGGTGTAGATGGCGGCTTTACTGCGGGTATGAGTATTAATGCCTACAATAGCTTAGCTGCGGAGTAG
- a CDS encoding Nif3-like dinuclear metal center hexameric protein: protein MKNTRLENILNQHLESFKFKDYCPNGLQVEGRAEVKRVVTGVTACQALIDQAIEHKADAILVHHGFFWKNEAAVVTGMKRRRLQALLNHDINLYGYHLPLDVHPELGNNAQLAKRLGITLKRGLEAWDPRSVAMVGKLEEPISGEEFALRIEQVLQRKPLHIANGHNIQKVGICTGGGQSYLGLAAEQGLDAFISGEISENTVHTAREMGIDYFAAGHHATERYGAQALGEWLAETHDLDVTFIDVDNPV, encoded by the coding sequence ATGAAAAATACCCGATTAGAAAACATATTAAACCAGCACTTAGAAAGCTTTAAGTTTAAAGACTACTGTCCCAATGGCTTACAAGTAGAAGGTCGCGCAGAGGTTAAGCGAGTTGTTACTGGTGTTACTGCTTGCCAAGCTTTAATTGACCAAGCCATTGAGCATAAAGCCGACGCTATCTTGGTTCATCACGGCTTTTTTTGGAAAAACGAAGCTGCAGTGGTTACCGGTATGAAGCGTCGTCGCCTGCAAGCCTTGTTAAACCACGATATTAACCTTTATGGCTACCACTTACCCTTAGATGTACACCCTGAGCTTGGCAATAATGCACAGCTTGCTAAGCGCCTTGGCATTACTTTAAAGCGCGGTCTGGAAGCGTGGGATCCGCGCAGCGTAGCAATGGTAGGTAAATTAGAAGAGCCTATTTCGGGTGAAGAGTTTGCTCTACGCATAGAGCAAGTATTGCAGCGCAAACCTTTGCACATTGCCAATGGGCACAATATTCAAAAAGTGGGTATTTGCACTGGTGGTGGTCAATCCTATCTTGGTTTAGCAGCTGAGCAGGGCTTAGATGCATTTATTAGTGGCGAAATCTCTGAGAACACCGTACACACTGCGCGTGAGATGGGCATTGATTACTTTGCCGCTGGCCACCACGCTACCGAACGTTACGGCGCGCAGGCACTAGGAGAGTGGTTGGCTGAAACCCACGACCTAGATGTTACCTTTATTGATGTAGATAATCCGGTATAA
- a CDS encoding Y-family DNA polymerase, protein MYWIYLDFPQLALDLLQRDHPSQQALAIHHNKQIIQLNQVAHHLGVYLGCSLNTAYQLAPQLCLYQQSDLSCDAYFDALAQQALHYSAQVAVHPDNGLYISGVGMRNIYPKPEQHVTKLVTHYQHQQLSFRIAHAPSAMAARWLARSQDIKQVNSGLKHLADLPLSASDLPSSLVTSLQAMGLYTLKQLSSLPRPELRKRLGEDSLNLLDQANGQQSTPLTFIKPQARYQQSFPLLAETHTIQGLMFSLKQACQHLQQWLRQRQFCSNILVLTLNFRHKPSEIITVKSARLLQTSHDWLALFRLKLESIRLSAAVIEFNLECQALYPLGHEVSGLFEPQQSACDNLLFDQLSVRLGEHAISRLSCQADFRPEYASQYQPLSQHEALSYPKKFARPCWLLPQLKPINIQHYTILSEPERIASGWWDEQSVNRDYYMAQSPDQGLAWVCQENRQWYLHGWFA, encoded by the coding sequence ATGTATTGGATTTACCTTGATTTCCCTCAGCTCGCGTTGGATTTATTGCAACGCGATCACCCAAGCCAACAAGCTTTAGCGATCCATCACAACAAGCAAATCATTCAACTTAACCAAGTAGCACATCACTTAGGGGTTTATTTAGGTTGCTCGCTTAATACCGCTTACCAATTAGCACCACAGCTCTGTTTATATCAACAAAGTGATTTATCTTGTGATGCCTACTTTGACGCCTTAGCCCAGCAAGCTTTGCACTACTCGGCGCAAGTTGCAGTACATCCAGATAACGGGCTGTATATTAGCGGTGTCGGTATGCGTAATATTTACCCTAAGCCAGAACAACATGTCACCAAGCTAGTAACACACTACCAACACCAGCAGCTGAGCTTTCGTATTGCTCACGCCCCCAGTGCTATGGCCGCGCGCTGGTTAGCCCGCTCTCAAGATATTAAACAAGTAAACTCTGGCCTTAAGCATCTCGCCGACTTACCACTTAGCGCTAGCGATCTACCTTCCTCTTTAGTAACTAGCCTGCAAGCTATGGGTTTATACACCCTTAAGCAGCTTAGTAGCCTGCCGCGGCCAGAGCTGCGCAAGCGCTTGGGAGAAGACAGTTTAAATTTACTTGATCAGGCTAATGGGCAACAAAGTACTCCACTCACTTTTATTAAGCCCCAAGCACGCTATCAACAAAGTTTTCCGCTATTAGCCGAGACACACACTATTCAGGGCTTAATGTTTTCACTAAAACAGGCTTGTCAGCATCTACAGCAATGGCTTAGGCAACGTCAGTTTTGCAGCAATATCTTGGTGCTTACACTAAATTTTCGCCATAAACCCAGTGAGATCATCACCGTAAAAAGTGCCCGCTTATTACAAACCAGTCACGATTGGTTGGCTTTATTTCGTTTAAAGCTAGAATCGATTCGTTTGAGCGCAGCGGTGATTGAATTTAATTTAGAGTGTCAGGCCCTGTATCCGCTTGGCCATGAAGTCTCCGGTCTCTTCGAGCCACAGCAATCGGCTTGCGACAATTTATTATTTGATCAACTAAGCGTACGTTTAGGCGAACATGCTATTAGCCGCTTAAGCTGCCAAGCTGATTTTCGCCCCGAATACGCCAGCCAATACCAGCCTTTATCGCAACACGAAGCGCTTAGCTACCCTAAAAAATTTGCTCGCCCTTGTTGGCTACTACCACAATTAAAGCCGATTAATATTCAGCATTACACCATACTCTCTGAGCCAGAGCGCATTGCCAGCGGTTGGTGGGATGAACAAAGCGTTAATCGTGATTACTACATGGCACAAAGCCCTGATCAGGGTTTGGCATGGGTATGCCAAGAGAATCGTCAGTGGTACTTACACGGCTGGTTTGCCTAA
- the imuA gene encoding translesion DNA synthesis-associated protein ImuA codes for MAQQIEQLLQSNKVWQGSQWQHSHLDVHASGFEQLDQQLPNHGWPQGGITEVLYEQHGIGELQLLLPALAKLSQQSRWIIWVAPPFMPNAPALQQHGVDISKVIVIRPEQCSDALWTIEQALKSGSCSAVLGWLNGLDLKASRRLQLAAEQGDCLSYLFRPLQQQQQSSSASVRMALHPSKSPDQINYHLLKRRGGAPLYEQHIPRLN; via the coding sequence ATGGCACAACAAATTGAACAACTGCTACAAAGCAACAAGGTATGGCAAGGCAGCCAATGGCAACACAGTCATCTTGACGTTCATGCAAGTGGCTTTGAGCAACTCGACCAGCAACTACCTAACCATGGTTGGCCACAAGGTGGGATCACCGAAGTGCTTTACGAACAGCATGGTATTGGAGAGCTGCAATTGTTGTTGCCCGCCCTGGCTAAGCTTAGCCAACAATCGCGTTGGATTATTTGGGTGGCTCCGCCTTTTATGCCCAATGCTCCAGCATTACAGCAGCATGGCGTAGACATTAGTAAGGTAATCGTGATTAGGCCTGAGCAATGTAGTGATGCACTGTGGACCATTGAGCAAGCGCTTAAAAGTGGTTCTTGTAGCGCAGTATTAGGCTGGTTAAATGGCTTAGATTTAAAAGCGAGTCGCCGCTTGCAATTAGCCGCTGAACAAGGCGATTGCTTAAGTTACCTGTTTAGACCGCTACAGCAACAACAACAAAGCTCTAGCGCCAGTGTACGAATGGCCTTACACCCTAGTAAGTCACCAGACCAAATTAACTACCATCTGCTAAAGCGCCGTGGTGGAGCTCCACTGTATGAGCAACACATTCCACGGCTTAATTAA
- a CDS encoding bacterioferritin-associated ferredoxin, translating to MFVCLCHGITDKQIKEAVQQGCENLADVRKKNGVASECGKCARMAKTIIDKELSITPKYYEVA from the coding sequence ATGTTTGTATGTTTATGCCACGGCATTACTGATAAGCAAATTAAAGAAGCAGTGCAGCAAGGCTGTGAAAACTTAGCCGATGTACGTAAAAAAAATGGCGTTGCTTCTGAATGTGGAAAATGTGCCAGAATGGCAAAGACCATCATTGATAAAGAATTATCTATTACACCTAAGTACTACGAAGTAGCCTAA
- the fbp gene encoding class 1 fructose-bisphosphatase translates to MITLGEYIIEKQHQFPDATGELTQLLGAIRLAAKVVNREINKAGLVDIIGATGVENVQGEVQQKLDLYANEKFKAALEARGEVCGVASEEEDEFVSFDSARSIDSKYVVLMDPLDGSSNIDVNVSVGTIFSIYKRISPCGTPAVLEDFLQPGYRQVAAGYVVYGSSTMLVYTTGHGVHGFTCDPSLGVFYLSHENMTIPDDGVIYSINEGNYLKFPTGVKKYLKYCQEIEPETNRPYTSRYIGSLVSDFHRNLLKGGIYIYPSTASAPKGKLRLLYECNPMAFLIEQAGGKASDGFTRIMDIEPEELHQRIPFFCGSTHMVETVEGMMREYSSNERSD, encoded by the coding sequence ATGATAACTCTTGGTGAATACATAATAGAAAAACAACACCAGTTTCCCGACGCCACAGGGGAGCTTACTCAGCTATTAGGGGCTATTCGTTTAGCCGCTAAAGTGGTTAACCGTGAGATCAACAAAGCAGGGCTAGTTGATATTATCGGTGCTACTGGCGTAGAAAATGTGCAAGGAGAAGTGCAACAAAAGCTAGATTTATATGCGAACGAAAAGTTTAAAGCCGCGCTTGAAGCGCGCGGTGAGGTGTGTGGTGTAGCCTCGGAAGAAGAAGATGAGTTTGTGAGTTTTGACAGTGCTCGCTCCATCGACAGTAAATATGTGGTGTTAATGGACCCTTTAGATGGTTCATCAAACATTGATGTGAATGTGTCGGTGGGAACCATTTTCTCCATTTACAAACGTATTAGTCCTTGTGGTACCCCTGCGGTATTAGAAGACTTTTTGCAGCCTGGTTATCGCCAAGTGGCAGCAGGATACGTGGTATATGGATCGTCAACCATGTTGGTGTATACCACGGGGCATGGCGTACATGGTTTTACCTGTGATCCATCTTTGGGGGTGTTTTATCTCTCGCACGAGAATATGACGATTCCTGATGACGGGGTAATTTATTCGATTAACGAAGGTAATTACCTTAAGTTTCCAACTGGGGTGAAAAAGTACTTAAAGTACTGCCAAGAAATTGAGCCGGAAACTAATCGACCTTACACCTCTCGTTATATTGGCTCGTTAGTATCAGATTTCCACCGGAATCTGCTTAAAGGCGGTATCTATATTTACCCTTCAACCGCCTCTGCACCTAAAGGTAAGTTACGTTTGCTGTATGAATGTAACCCTATGGCCTTTTTAATTGAACAGGCCGGTGGTAAAGCGAGTGACGGATTTACCCGTATTATGGATATTGAACCAGAAGAGCTGCATCAGCGGATCCCCTTCTTCTGTGGCAGTACCCATATGGTAGAAACCGTTGAAGGCATGATGCGCGAGTACTCCTCGAACGAGCGCAGCGACTAA
- a CDS encoding DUF2517 family protein, giving the protein MSKQFSTSIIIVRRIALFLVGLVSFPFVALAGLRAPFYSALHRQWIKRNDRPSWMQQADKINQFVLF; this is encoded by the coding sequence ATGAGTAAGCAATTTTCTACCAGCATTATCATCGTTCGTCGTATCGCACTATTTTTAGTGGGTTTGGTTTCTTTCCCTTTTGTTGCCCTTGCTGGCCTAAGAGCGCCTTTCTATAGCGCGTTACACCGCCAGTGGATTAAGCGCAATGATCGTCCAAGTTGGATGCAGCAAGCTGACAAAATTAACCAGTTTGTTTTGTTCTAA
- a CDS encoding DUF1853 family protein: MNRQAWQNDLNWCLNAPALLPHALPFAINQAWQESWYTVLHSQLGQIPESQAHSRLGLYFEQLWRALIKAHPDWQLLADNVAVQQDGRTQGAIDFLLVNHQQQQLEHWELAIKFYLARCASPSIYDYLGPNQQDRLSNKLCKLLLKQIPLGRHPQIQALAKDYLGYSFKQRILLPGYLFQLGSASHSTPQHCHWYTLQQWQNMQTHGWFELTKQQWINPKGHALEKADKLLDLARGPLQLYLPQQAKQPEQRIFVCPNDWLVRANKVTKP, from the coding sequence GTGAATAGGCAAGCTTGGCAGAATGATTTGAATTGGTGCCTAAATGCTCCAGCCTTATTGCCCCATGCCCTACCCTTTGCTATTAATCAGGCTTGGCAAGAGTCTTGGTACACAGTGCTTCATTCTCAACTTGGCCAAATTCCAGAGTCACAGGCGCACTCGCGGCTGGGTTTGTATTTTGAGCAATTATGGCGAGCCTTAATTAAGGCTCATCCAGATTGGCAATTACTGGCAGATAATGTGGCGGTACAACAAGATGGTCGTACCCAAGGTGCTATCGACTTTTTACTGGTGAACCATCAGCAGCAACAGTTAGAGCATTGGGAGCTAGCAATAAAGTTTTACTTAGCCCGCTGCGCCAGCCCCAGTATCTATGACTATCTAGGCCCAAATCAGCAAGACCGGCTCAGTAACAAACTCTGTAAGCTGCTGCTTAAGCAAATCCCTTTAGGTCGCCATCCACAGATCCAAGCTTTAGCCAAAGACTACCTAGGCTATTCATTTAAACAACGGATTTTGCTGCCAGGGTATTTGTTTCAACTAGGTAGTGCTAGCCATTCTACTCCCCAGCATTGCCATTGGTATACGCTACAACAATGGCAAAATATGCAAACTCACGGCTGGTTTGAGCTCACCAAGCAACAATGGATAAACCCTAAAGGCCACGCCCTAGAAAAGGCCGATAAGTTATTAGACTTAGCAAGAGGCCCCCTGCAGTTGTATTTACCACAGCAAGCTAAGCAACCCGAACAGCGCATATTTGTTTGCCCTAACGACTGGCTCGTCAGGGCAAACAAAGTGACTAAGCCTTAG
- a CDS encoding FadR/GntR family transcriptional regulator has product MANEFAMIEGASRSLHLQVAREIARSILSGALPQDSIIPSEMELCEQFGVSRTALREAIKHLSSKGLLESRPKIGTRVKSREHWNMLDSQLLSWMSGVGETSDTLTEFLALRRAIEPEAAALAAINASAEQRMKLSEYYQRMVEIAKSEDQSDWVETDLQFHRTVYLATGNSFYIPFANVLQVMFIGFFQHSSKEGGTCMSEHTAIYQAIMAGDPDKARDANVALLNNSNHRLPEVKV; this is encoded by the coding sequence ATGGCTAACGAATTTGCAATGATTGAAGGCGCTTCGCGTAGTTTACACTTACAAGTAGCAAGGGAGATTGCCAGAAGTATTTTGTCTGGTGCGCTGCCTCAAGACAGTATTATTCCATCAGAGATGGAATTGTGTGAACAATTTGGCGTTAGTAGAACTGCTCTGCGTGAAGCAATTAAGCACCTTAGCTCAAAAGGCTTGCTTGAATCTCGCCCAAAAATTGGCACTCGAGTTAAAAGTCGCGAACACTGGAATATGTTAGATTCTCAACTACTAAGCTGGATGTCTGGTGTGGGTGAAACAAGCGATACCTTGACCGAGTTTCTAGCCTTACGCCGCGCTATAGAACCAGAAGCAGCCGCTTTAGCCGCTATTAATGCCAGTGCAGAACAACGCATGAAATTGTCTGAGTATTACCAGCGTATGGTTGAGATCGCCAAGAGTGAAGACCAAAGCGATTGGGTAGAAACTGATTTACAATTTCACCGCACGGTATATTTAGCCACGGGAAACAGTTTTTATATTCCTTTTGCTAATGTATTGCAGGTAATGTTCATTGGATTTTTCCAGCATTCTTCTAAAGAAGGTGGAACCTGTATGTCAGAACATACTGCTATTTACCAAGCAATTATGGCTGGCGATCCCGATAAAGCTCGTGATGCGAATGTGGCATTGCTTAATAACAGCAACCACCGTCTGCCAGAAGTAAAAGTGTAA
- a CDS encoding error-prone DNA polymerase → MNNTPFAELNAQSNFSFLYGASHPEELVEQAQRYGYQAIAIADECSLSGVVRAHQAAEPLAIKLIVGSQFTTEEQCQIVLLAKNLKGYQQLCRFITQARKYSKKGSYKVKLEQFDQQLDQCLVLVKASPTLTTKQLKQLQQQLPQPLYLLLHNDLSQPAKILNAYRQLAKQQDIACVAAINPRMHLANRKRLADILDAIRQHSTVQQAGFLLSSNAERRLLQWPHLQQRYFSQEIALSCELAAQCSFSLNEIRYQYPKDNVPPGYTGQQYLRELVEAGIQQRFGEQFTPTLRQQIEHELRLISELNYEHYFLTIYDIVAYARQQKILCQGRGSAANSVVCYCLNITEVNPTQVGLLFERFISKERNEPPDIDVDFEHQRREEVIQYIYQKYGRDRAALAASIVTYRTRSAINEIGKALAIPAHILHGLNHNIDWRDGSSSTSHKIVQAGLLPEAKAHSFAQLVEQLRGFPRHLSQHVGGFVIAQDKLCDLVPIENAAMADRTIIQWDKDDLEALHLMKVDVLALGMLSAIRRCLSSLSQREQRTISLSDIPQDDSATYDMLCQGDSVGIFQVESRAQMSMLPRLKPRNYYDLVIEVAIVRPGPIQGDMVHPYLRRRNGEEPVDYPSPEVEAVLARTLGVPIFQEQVIKLAMVAAGFSGGEADQLRRAMATWKRGKLAYFRDKLINGMQQRGYPSEFAERLFSQIQGFGEYGFPESHSASFALLVYISSWLKCHEPAAFCCALLNSQPMGFYSPSQLIQDIQRHGVNILPIDINQSDWEHSLDYSQAPKGAIRLGLKQVKGLNKQKFTRLLAGRPKQGFSQLSELTQQLDKTSLESLATADAFACLAGHRHQTRWQMSGTEAPLPLFDMPEEAAVNLSAPSEVEDIRQDYLATRVSLRRHPLHLLREHQALKNCYSQAQLHQCKHGQLVKVAGLVVGRQRPGSSADVTFLTLEDETGNSNVIVWSATAKAQRQALISSRLLKVHGRLERCDEVIHIIAGKLEDCSWLLADLSVRSRDFR, encoded by the coding sequence ATGAATAACACTCCCTTTGCTGAACTTAATGCTCAAAGCAATTTTAGCTTTCTATACGGTGCTTCTCATCCTGAAGAATTGGTAGAGCAAGCGCAGCGTTACGGCTATCAAGCCATTGCCATTGCTGATGAATGCTCATTAAGTGGAGTTGTTCGAGCTCATCAAGCCGCCGAACCATTAGCCATTAAGCTTATTGTGGGTAGCCAATTTACCACCGAAGAACAATGCCAAATAGTACTGTTAGCTAAAAACCTCAAAGGCTATCAGCAGCTGTGTCGCTTTATTACTCAAGCCAGAAAATACAGTAAAAAAGGCAGCTATAAAGTAAAGCTAGAGCAGTTCGATCAGCAGCTTGATCAATGTTTAGTCTTGGTTAAAGCAAGCCCTACCTTAACTACCAAACAGCTTAAGCAGCTACAGCAACAACTCCCCCAACCTTTGTATCTACTACTGCACAACGATTTGTCCCAGCCAGCTAAGATATTAAATGCCTACCGGCAACTGGCTAAACAACAAGATATAGCCTGCGTGGCCGCGATTAATCCACGCATGCACTTGGCTAATAGAAAGCGCTTAGCCGACATTCTTGATGCCATTCGCCAACACAGCACTGTGCAGCAAGCGGGTTTTTTATTAAGCAGTAATGCCGAACGTCGCCTATTACAGTGGCCACATTTGCAACAGCGTTATTTTAGTCAGGAGATCGCCCTTAGCTGTGAGCTTGCTGCCCAATGCAGTTTTAGCCTTAACGAGATCCGCTATCAATATCCCAAAGACAATGTACCGCCTGGTTACACAGGCCAGCAATACTTACGAGAATTGGTTGAAGCTGGCATACAGCAGCGCTTTGGTGAACAATTCACGCCCACCTTACGCCAGCAAATAGAGCACGAATTAAGGCTGATTAGCGAACTTAACTACGAACACTATTTTCTTACTATTTACGATATTGTGGCTTACGCCCGCCAGCAAAAAATCCTCTGCCAAGGCCGCGGCTCGGCGGCCAATTCAGTGGTGTGTTATTGCTTAAATATTACCGAGGTAAACCCCACTCAAGTGGGCTTGTTGTTTGAGCGTTTCATCTCTAAAGAACGCAATGAGCCGCCGGATATTGATGTTGACTTTGAACACCAGCGTCGCGAAGAAGTGATTCAATATATCTATCAAAAATATGGCCGAGATCGAGCAGCCTTAGCCGCTAGCATTGTTACCTATCGCACCCGAAGTGCCATTAACGAAATAGGTAAAGCCTTAGCCATTCCCGCGCATATTCTGCATGGTCTTAATCATAATATTGATTGGCGCGATGGCAGCAGTTCAACCAGCCACAAAATTGTTCAAGCTGGCTTATTGCCAGAAGCCAAAGCCCATAGCTTTGCCCAATTAGTTGAGCAGCTACGAGGCTTTCCCCGCCACTTATCGCAACATGTAGGTGGTTTTGTGATTGCTCAAGACAAACTCTGTGATTTAGTACCGATAGAAAATGCCGCCATGGCCGATCGCACCATCATTCAGTGGGATAAAGATGATTTAGAAGCACTGCATTTAATGAAAGTGGATGTACTAGCCTTAGGCATGTTAAGTGCCATTCGCCGCTGCTTAAGCAGCTTAAGCCAGCGAGAACAACGCACTATAAGCCTTAGCGATATTCCACAGGATGATAGCGCCACTTATGACATGTTATGCCAAGGTGACAGCGTAGGCATTTTTCAGGTTGAGTCGCGCGCGCAAATGAGCATGTTACCGCGACTAAAACCGCGCAACTACTATGATTTAGTGATAGAAGTGGCGATTGTACGCCCGGGGCCAATTCAAGGCGATATGGTGCACCCATATTTACGCCGGCGTAATGGCGAAGAGCCAGTAGACTACCCTAGCCCAGAAGTAGAAGCCGTACTCGCGCGCACCCTTGGGGTACCGATTTTTCAAGAACAAGTAATTAAGCTGGCCATGGTAGCAGCGGGTTTTAGCGGCGGAGAAGCCGATCAACTGCGCCGCGCGATGGCCACCTGGAAGCGCGGCAAACTAGCCTACTTTCGCGACAAGCTAATTAACGGCATGCAACAACGAGGTTATCCTAGCGAATTTGCCGAGCGCTTATTCTCGCAAATTCAAGGCTTTGGCGAGTACGGTTTTCCCGAGTCTCACTCGGCCAGTTTTGCCTTGTTAGTGTACATTTCCTCTTGGCTTAAATGTCATGAGCCAGCGGCATTTTGCTGCGCCCTGCTCAATAGCCAGCCAATGGGTTTTTACAGCCCCAGCCAACTCATTCAAGACATACAGCGCCACGGGGTGAACATTCTTCCCATCGACATCAACCAAAGCGATTGGGAACATAGCCTTGACTACAGCCAAGCTCCTAAAGGCGCGATTAGGCTGGGTTTAAAGCAAGTAAAAGGTTTAAACAAACAAAAATTTACTCGCTTGCTAGCTGGTCGCCCCAAGCAGGGTTTTAGCCAGCTTAGTGAACTCACCCAACAGCTCGATAAAACCAGTTTAGAATCACTGGCCACTGCCGACGCCTTTGCTTGTTTAGCCGGGCATCGCCACCAAACTCGCTGGCAGATGAGTGGCACCGAAGCCCCCTTACCTCTGTTTGATATGCCAGAAGAAGCAGCGGTCAACTTAAGTGCACCTAGCGAGGTTGAAGACATTCGCCAAGACTACCTAGCTACACGAGTAAGTTTACGCCGTCACCCTCTGCACTTATTGCGTGAACACCAGGCACTAAAAAATTGTTACTCGCAGGCGCAATTGCATCAGTGCAAACACGGTCAGTTAGTAAAGGTGGCAGGTTTAGTAGTTGGTCGGCAACGACCGGGTTCTTCGGCCGATGTCACCTTCCTTACCCTAGAAGATGAAACCGGCAACAGCAATGTGATAGTCTGGTCAGCAACAGCTAAAGCGCAGCGCCAAGCCCTTATTTCGTCTCGTCTTCTTAAGGTTCACGGACGATTAGAGCGCTGCGATGAAGTAATACATATTATTGCAGGGAAGCTAGAAGACTGTTCGTGGTTACTCGCCGATTTATCGGTACGTTCACGAGATTTTCGTTAA